A DNA window from Candidatus Sulfidibacterium hydrothermale contains the following coding sequences:
- a CDS encoding bifunctional acetate--CoA ligase family protein/GNAT family N-acetyltransferase, whose protein sequence is MAVRKLDYIFRPGRIALIGVNHNPKSIGGITLRNLIEAGYPGVIYPVNPRREAVLGIPCYPCVKDLPKTPDLAVIMSPAKEVPDIIDQCGKKGIHGIIIMSAGFKEAGEEGKKLEEELKKRASRYPEMRILGPNSMGVIVPGFNLNISFSRSMPQKGRMAFISQSGALGAALLDWASENHVGFSFFVSIGNAMDVTFGDLIDYFGQDINTYSIILYVETLGNARRFLSAARAFARKKPIIVYKSGRFPESAQAATSHTGAMATKDTVCDALLRRAGLARVYNMESIFDFSDLVGKKKIPKGSGLAIITNAGGPGVMATDALIMQGGRLARLSETTIEKLNKQLPPNWSHNNPVDVLGDASPLRIAKTVETVLEDENVHAILVIITPQALTDPDATARKLIEIAGKTTKLIMTSWMGGKIMRDSRNFLRASQLPSYFTPERAIQAYMTLIHYANNLEMLFETPKEVPVSFSYDRNALREKYAREIFPKNRVLSENDSKMLIADYGIPATHPQLAKTKEEAVAIAREKGYPVVLKIQSPDVTHKSDVGGVLLNITSDEMLKLGFKQLLENVRKKQPHARIDGVTVQKMADIQNAVELIVGFKKEKMFGTVMLVGSGGITAELLKDQRLDFPPLNERLARQMIESLKIYPLLKGYRGSPPKNIDKLVEVLIRLSYLAADYPEIEELDINPLLVTPQDVIALDARIIIDPEEQGKETIDYRHLLMRPYPERLIKKARLRDGTEVTLRPIKPEDEPLWLEMLGNCSKDSIYHRFRYDFQYQSHEIATEFCYIDYDREMAIVAEVEENGKRMMIGEGRLLADPDLEMAEYAIIIADQWQRKDLGFLLTEYCLKIAKVAGVKRVAAETTTDNKGMLRLFKKLGFTLIYNEDSTVTISKVLQP, encoded by the coding sequence ATGGCTGTTCGTAAACTTGACTACATTTTCCGTCCCGGACGTATTGCCCTGATCGGTGTGAACCACAACCCGAAAAGTATTGGAGGAATCACACTCCGGAATCTCATTGAAGCCGGATATCCGGGAGTTATTTATCCTGTGAATCCCCGTCGCGAGGCTGTCTTGGGTATCCCCTGTTATCCTTGTGTAAAAGATCTTCCCAAAACACCCGACCTGGCCGTTATCATGTCACCGGCAAAAGAAGTTCCGGATATCATTGACCAGTGCGGGAAAAAAGGTATTCACGGAATCATCATTATGTCGGCCGGATTTAAAGAGGCCGGCGAAGAGGGGAAAAAACTAGAAGAAGAATTAAAAAAACGGGCTTCCCGGTATCCTGAAATGCGAATTCTTGGCCCGAACAGCATGGGAGTGATTGTCCCCGGTTTTAATCTGAACATAAGTTTCTCCCGCAGCATGCCCCAAAAGGGCCGGATGGCTTTTATTTCGCAATCAGGAGCATTGGGAGCCGCTTTGCTCGACTGGGCTTCTGAAAACCATGTAGGATTCTCCTTTTTTGTTTCCATCGGCAATGCCATGGATGTTACTTTTGGCGACTTGATTGACTATTTCGGACAGGATATCAATACGTATTCCATCATTCTTTACGTAGAAACACTGGGTAATGCCCGCCGGTTTCTGTCGGCTGCCCGGGCTTTTGCCCGTAAAAAGCCCATCATTGTTTACAAATCGGGACGATTTCCCGAATCGGCTCAGGCCGCCACTTCGCATACCGGAGCCATGGCTACAAAAGACACGGTTTGTGACGCTTTACTGCGCCGGGCCGGACTGGCACGGGTATATAACATGGAGAGTATTTTTGATTTCAGCGATCTCGTCGGGAAAAAGAAAATCCCCAAAGGTTCCGGACTGGCCATCATCACCAATGCCGGCGGTCCCGGAGTGATGGCTACCGATGCATTAATTATGCAAGGAGGCCGTTTGGCCAGGCTTTCCGAAACAACCATCGAAAAGCTGAACAAACAACTTCCGCCCAACTGGTCACATAACAATCCGGTGGATGTGCTGGGCGATGCCTCTCCCCTGCGTATTGCCAAAACGGTAGAAACCGTACTGGAAGATGAAAATGTTCATGCTATCCTGGTGATTATCACCCCGCAAGCTTTGACGGATCCTGATGCCACAGCCCGCAAGCTTATTGAAATTGCCGGAAAAACCACCAAACTCATCATGACCTCCTGGATGGGAGGAAAAATCATGCGCGACAGCCGTAATTTCCTGCGTGCTTCACAGCTTCCTTCTTACTTTACTCCCGAAAGGGCTATTCAGGCTTACATGACCCTGATACACTATGCCAACAATTTGGAGATGCTGTTTGAAACCCCCAAAGAAGTTCCTGTTTCGTTCAGTTACGACCGTAACGCTCTCCGGGAAAAATATGCCCGCGAGATTTTTCCTAAAAACCGGGTTTTATCGGAAAACGATTCAAAAATGTTGATTGCCGATTATGGCATCCCGGCTACCCATCCTCAACTGGCAAAAACCAAAGAAGAAGCCGTTGCCATTGCCCGCGAAAAAGGCTATCCGGTGGTGCTAAAAATTCAATCGCCCGATGTAACCCACAAGTCGGATGTCGGCGGGGTTTTGCTCAATATCACCAGCGATGAGATGTTGAAACTCGGGTTTAAACAGCTTCTTGAAAATGTCCGGAAAAAGCAACCTCATGCACGTATCGATGGCGTTACCGTTCAAAAAATGGCAGACATTCAAAATGCCGTGGAACTCATTGTAGGTTTCAAAAAAGAAAAAATGTTCGGCACTGTAATGCTGGTCGGCTCCGGTGGTATTACAGCCGAATTGTTAAAAGACCAGCGACTTGATTTTCCACCGCTCAATGAACGCCTGGCCCGGCAAATGATTGAGTCATTAAAAATTTATCCGTTACTGAAAGGTTACCGCGGCAGCCCGCCGAAAAATATCGATAAATTGGTCGAAGTGCTTATCCGGCTTTCGTATCTCGCTGCCGATTACCCCGAGATCGAAGAACTGGATATCAACCCGTTGTTGGTTACGCCACAGGATGTCATTGCTTTGGACGCCCGCATCATCATCGACCCGGAAGAACAGGGAAAAGAAACCATCGATTACCGCCACCTGCTTATGCGCCCGTATCCTGAAAGGCTGATCAAAAAAGCCCGGTTACGCGATGGAACAGAAGTCACACTCCGTCCCATAAAACCCGAAGATGAACCGTTATGGTTAGAAATGCTCGGGAACTGTTCCAAAGACTCTATTTATCACCGGTTCCGTTACGATTTTCAATACCAGTCGCATGAAATAGCCACGGAGTTTTGCTATATCGATTACGACCGCGAAATGGCTATCGTAGCCGAAGTGGAAGAAAACGGAAAACGGATGATGATCGGAGAAGGCCGGCTGCTGGCTGATCCTGACCTGGAAATGGCAGAGTATGCCATTATCATTGCCGACCAGTGGCAACGAAAAGACCTTGGATTTCTTTTAACCGAATATTGCTTAAAAATCGCCAAAGTTGCCGGCGTAAAACGGGTTGCCGCCGAAACCACTACCGACAACAAAGGCATGTTACGACTTTTCAAAAAACTGGGGTTCACCCTCATTTACAACGAAGATTCCACGGTGACCATTTCAAAAGTATTACAACCGTAA
- the acs gene encoding acetate--CoA ligase, with protein sequence MVNKITSLAEYFQKYKESVADPETFWAGIAETHYWHKKWDQVVEWKFDGPGAPDVKWFVNAKLNITENIFERNLFMRKDQVALIWEPNDPNEKEIRLTYGELFDKVKQFANALLKMGVKKGDRVALYLPMVPELAIAMLACARIGAIHSIIFAGFSATALADRIIDAEAKMVITSDGGFRGNKTIPLKEITDEALKKCPTVEHVIVLKRTGEKINWTEGRDVWWHDAIEGVSSENKAEIMDAEDVLFILYTSGSTGKPKGVVHTTAGYMIYTEYTFKNVFQYSDGDMYWCTADIGWVTGHSYIVYGPLLAGATSIMFEGIPTFPDAGRFWDVVDKYKVNQIYTAPTAIRALMAQGDEWVTKHDLSSLKVLGTVGEPINEEAWRWYHDLVGKGRCPIVDTWWQTETGGILISPLAGLTPTKPSFATLPLPGVQPILVDAEGNELKGNGVEGILCIKYPWPGMIRTTWGDHDRCHQVYFSTFKGLYLTGDGAKRDEEGYYRIIGRIDDVINVSGHRIGTAEVEDAINQHPKVIESAVVGYPHEIKGSGIYAYVICSELTDEEKETIEDEIRATVTKFIGPIAKPDKIQIVNGLPKTRSGKIMRRILRKIGEGDATNLGDTSTLLDPGVVEEIIAGAKVDVKR encoded by the coding sequence ATGGTAAACAAGATTACAAGTTTGGCGGAGTACTTTCAAAAGTACAAAGAGAGCGTAGCCGATCCGGAAACTTTCTGGGCGGGAATAGCCGAAACCCATTATTGGCATAAAAAATGGGATCAGGTTGTTGAATGGAAGTTTGACGGGCCCGGCGCTCCGGATGTAAAATGGTTTGTCAATGCAAAATTGAATATTACCGAAAACATTTTTGAACGCAACCTGTTCATGCGTAAAGATCAGGTAGCCCTGATCTGGGAACCCAACGATCCCAACGAAAAAGAAATCAGACTAACGTATGGTGAATTATTTGATAAAGTAAAACAATTTGCAAACGCCCTGTTAAAAATGGGCGTAAAAAAGGGTGACCGTGTGGCGCTTTATCTTCCGATGGTTCCCGAACTGGCCATTGCCATGCTGGCTTGTGCCCGTATCGGAGCCATTCATTCCATCATTTTTGCCGGATTTTCCGCCACCGCACTGGCCGACCGTATTATCGACGCAGAAGCTAAAATGGTAATTACCTCCGATGGTGGTTTCCGGGGCAACAAAACCATTCCGTTAAAAGAAATTACCGACGAAGCGCTGAAAAAATGTCCCACGGTGGAGCATGTGATTGTTCTGAAACGTACCGGAGAAAAAATTAACTGGACGGAAGGGCGTGATGTATGGTGGCACGATGCCATTGAAGGTGTTAGTAGCGAAAACAAAGCCGAAATAATGGATGCTGAAGATGTGCTGTTCATTCTTTATACTTCCGGTTCTACCGGAAAACCCAAAGGAGTGGTGCACACTACAGCCGGCTACATGATTTACACCGAATACACCTTTAAAAATGTATTTCAATACAGCGATGGCGACATGTACTGGTGTACCGCTGATATTGGCTGGGTTACCGGACACTCATACATTGTTTACGGTCCTTTGCTGGCCGGGGCAACTTCCATCATGTTCGAGGGAATCCCCACCTTTCCGGATGCCGGGCGTTTTTGGGACGTAGTGGATAAATACAAAGTCAATCAAATTTACACTGCTCCAACCGCGATCCGTGCACTGATGGCTCAGGGCGACGAATGGGTAACCAAACATGACTTAAGCTCTCTGAAAGTTTTAGGAACCGTAGGAGAACCTATTAACGAAGAAGCCTGGCGCTGGTATCATGATTTGGTAGGAAAAGGTCGCTGCCCCATTGTAGATACCTGGTGGCAAACGGAAACCGGCGGAATTCTAATTTCACCTTTGGCCGGATTAACCCCTACAAAACCCTCCTTTGCCACCCTTCCGCTGCCAGGAGTACAACCCATCTTGGTGGATGCCGAAGGCAATGAACTGAAAGGAAACGGCGTAGAAGGAATTCTTTGTATCAAATATCCCTGGCCGGGAATGATCCGTACCACCTGGGGCGATCATGACCGCTGTCATCAGGTTTATTTTTCCACCTTCAAAGGCCTGTACCTTACCGGAGACGGAGCTAAACGCGACGAGGAAGGATACTACCGGATTATCGGGCGTATTGATGACGTCATCAATGTTTCCGGACACCGTATCGGAACGGCTGAAGTGGAAGACGCCATCAATCAGCACCCCAAAGTGATTGAATCGGCCGTGGTGGGTTATCCGCACGAAATCAAAGGTTCGGGAATTTATGCTTACGTCATTTGTTCCGAACTTACCGATGAGGAAAAAGAGACCATTGAAGATGAAATCAGGGCAACCGTTACAAAATTTATCGGGCCCATTGCCAAACCGGATAAAATCCAAATTGTCAACGGATTACCAAAAACACGATCGGGAAAAATCATGCGCCGGATCTTACGTAAAATCGGAGAAGGCGATGCCACCAATCTGGGGGATACGTCCACATTATTGGATCCGGGCGTCGTTGAAGAGATCATTGCCGGTGCCAAAGTTGATGTCAAACGATAA
- the ygfK gene encoding putative selenate reductase subunit YgfK, which produces MTDKFETIPLRELLQIILYQLENTNSIFGIPAALFFRPRKDDPFRIQRFGQLLETPVGVAAGPHTQMAQNIVAAWLTGARYMELKTIQTLDELEVSKPCIDMQDEGYNCEWSQELKINQSFEQYLNAWILIHVLHDKLGFEGEKPGVIFNMSAGYDFAGMMQDNVQWFFSKMTDASQELAEKLETIQDIYPRVRELQISSQITDNITLSTMHGCPPDEIEKIGEYLLREKDLHTTIKLNPTLLGKEDLRGILKNSGFDTDVPDLAFEHDLKYEEALKIISRLEKLADEKQLFFGLKLTNTLESRNHKEVFSSDEEMMYMSGRALHPISVNLARKLQNEFHGRLDISFSGGADAFNTPDLIASGLSPVTVSSDVLKPGGYGRLHQYIEKLQEAFEEAGAEDTVSFIAAKSGINGTLQEQILHNLNDYADSVLESRRYKRNSLHTPSIKTARPLGYFDCIHAPCVDTCPTNQDIPDYMYHTAHGDFQKAFEVIMRTNPFPNTTGMVCDHQCQTKCTRMNYDSPVLIREIKRFVAEEAVKNGYSFKKPEITSGKKAAVVGAGPSGLSCAWFLKKAGFEVTLYESKPRPGGMVSGAIPSFRLTDESVNIDIQRIEALGVQVYFSTRVDAPLFEKLRKDNDFVYLAVGAQKALPLSIEGANAEGVLDPLDFLFRVKENIPVHLGENIAVIGGGNTAMDAARTAYRLVGDRGKVTIVYRRTKNQMPADPDEVEAVLAEGIQVMELVSPLKVNTQNGKVVSLTCIRMKLGEKDAGGRRRPVEIPGSEFEIAFDTIIPAIGQDLALDFVDIKQLKTKPGSYETKLKNVFIGGDALHGAATVIKAIGDGRKAAAEMIRKAGVASLEDKKPEREPQSLSDHMVKRSLKKEPVPVQEIPLNDRKNFKLVTSTLTREEAIQEASRCLQCDEVCNICTTVCPNLAFHSYETEQCHYSLQKITGSAGVYDVSDDAVFEIKQNRQILHLADWCNQCGNCATFCPSAGKPYRDKPHLYLKRESFEANTDGYFFDREKNRMETFLQGQKVFLYEKDNRIVFESKSFLIELNPGNFRVIAVEIKDKDDFVVSTKDAAELFILLKGARSFYGQQKNQN; this is translated from the coding sequence ATGACCGATAAATTTGAGACTATTCCTTTGCGGGAATTATTGCAAATCATTCTCTATCAATTAGAAAATACAAATTCCATTTTTGGTATCCCGGCGGCTCTGTTTTTTAGGCCGCGGAAAGATGATCCGTTTCGTATTCAACGTTTTGGTCAGTTGCTGGAAACGCCGGTGGGCGTAGCGGCGGGTCCACATACCCAAATGGCTCAGAATATTGTAGCGGCCTGGCTTACCGGTGCGCGGTATATGGAGTTGAAAACAATTCAAACACTGGATGAACTGGAAGTTTCAAAACCCTGTATTGACATGCAGGATGAAGGATATAATTGCGAATGGTCGCAGGAGCTGAAAATTAACCAGTCGTTTGAACAATACCTGAATGCCTGGATTCTGATTCATGTTTTGCATGATAAACTGGGATTTGAAGGAGAAAAACCGGGAGTGATTTTCAACATGAGTGCCGGTTATGATTTTGCCGGAATGATGCAGGACAATGTGCAGTGGTTTTTCAGCAAGATGACGGATGCTTCGCAAGAGCTGGCCGAAAAGCTGGAAACAATTCAGGATATTTACCCGCGGGTTCGCGAACTTCAAATCTCGTCTCAAATTACCGATAATATTACGCTTTCGACCATGCACGGCTGTCCGCCGGATGAGATTGAAAAAATCGGAGAATATCTTTTACGTGAAAAGGATCTTCATACAACCATCAAACTAAATCCTACTTTGCTGGGAAAAGAAGACTTACGTGGTATTTTAAAGAATTCAGGATTTGATACCGATGTGCCGGATCTTGCTTTTGAACACGATTTAAAATATGAAGAAGCGCTGAAAATTATTTCCAGGCTGGAAAAACTGGCGGATGAAAAACAGCTGTTTTTTGGACTGAAACTAACCAATACATTAGAGAGCCGCAATCACAAAGAGGTCTTTTCTTCCGATGAAGAGATGATGTACATGAGCGGCCGGGCCTTGCATCCTATTTCGGTGAATTTAGCCCGGAAACTGCAAAATGAATTTCACGGAAGGCTGGATATTTCTTTTTCCGGCGGTGCCGATGCTTTTAATACGCCTGATTTGATTGCTTCCGGATTGTCGCCGGTAACGGTGAGTTCAGATGTGTTGAAACCCGGTGGTTATGGCCGGTTGCATCAGTATATCGAAAAATTACAGGAGGCTTTTGAAGAAGCCGGTGCTGAAGATACCGTTTCGTTTATTGCAGCCAAAAGCGGAATAAACGGAACGCTGCAGGAGCAAATCCTGCATAACCTTAATGATTATGCGGATAGCGTATTGGAAAGCCGTCGTTATAAAAGAAATTCCCTGCATACACCAAGCATTAAAACTGCCCGTCCGTTGGGTTATTTCGACTGTATTCACGCGCCGTGTGTGGATACCTGTCCGACGAACCAGGATATTCCGGATTACATGTATCATACGGCACATGGCGATTTTCAGAAAGCGTTTGAGGTAATTATGCGTACCAATCCTTTTCCTAATACCACAGGAATGGTGTGTGACCATCAGTGTCAGACCAAGTGTACGCGCATGAATTACGACAGTCCGGTGCTGATTCGTGAAATCAAACGGTTTGTAGCCGAGGAAGCGGTAAAAAATGGTTATTCTTTCAAGAAACCGGAGATAACTTCCGGAAAAAAAGCAGCGGTAGTCGGTGCCGGTCCTTCGGGCTTATCCTGTGCCTGGTTTTTGAAAAAAGCCGGATTTGAAGTAACGCTTTATGAATCGAAACCCCGTCCGGGGGGAATGGTGTCGGGAGCGATTCCTTCTTTCCGGTTGACGGATGAATCGGTGAATATTGATATTCAGCGTATTGAAGCTTTGGGAGTACAGGTTTATTTTTCTACCCGGGTGGATGCTCCGCTTTTTGAGAAATTACGGAAAGACAATGATTTTGTTTATCTTGCTGTGGGAGCACAAAAAGCGCTTCCGCTTTCGATTGAAGGAGCGAATGCCGAAGGCGTGCTTGATCCGCTTGACTTTTTATTCCGGGTAAAAGAAAATATTCCGGTTCATTTGGGTGAAAATATAGCGGTTATTGGTGGTGGAAATACGGCGATGGATGCTGCCCGTACTGCTTATCGTCTGGTAGGTGACCGTGGAAAAGTAACCATTGTTTACCGCCGTACAAAAAATCAAATGCCTGCTGATCCGGATGAGGTGGAAGCGGTACTGGCAGAAGGAATCCAGGTAATGGAACTGGTTTCGCCATTAAAGGTCAATACCCAAAACGGAAAGGTCGTTTCGCTGACCTGTATTCGCATGAAACTCGGGGAAAAAGATGCCGGCGGCCGTCGTCGGCCGGTGGAAATTCCGGGGTCGGAATTTGAAATAGCCTTTGATACGATTATTCCTGCCATTGGTCAGGATCTGGCTTTGGATTTTGTGGATATCAAACAGTTGAAAACCAAACCGGGAAGCTATGAAACAAAACTGAAAAATGTTTTTATCGGCGGAGATGCTTTGCATGGGGCAGCTACGGTGATTAAAGCCATTGGTGATGGCCGGAAAGCTGCTGCCGAGATGATCCGGAAAGCCGGGGTCGCTTCTTTGGAAGATAAAAAACCGGAAAGAGAGCCCCAAAGTTTGTCGGATCACATGGTCAAACGCAGTTTGAAAAAAGAACCGGTGCCGGTACAGGAAATCCCGCTTAACGACCGGAAGAACTTTAAACTGGTTACTTCTACGCTTACCCGGGAGGAAGCCATACAGGAGGCTTCACGTTGTTTACAGTGTGATGAAGTGTGTAATATTTGTACCACCGTTTGTCCTAACCTGGCTTTTCATTCTTACGAAACGGAACAATGCCATTATTCATTACAAAAGATTACCGGCAGTGCAGGGGTTTATGATGTTTCGGATGATGCTGTTTTTGAAATTAAACAAAACCGGCAAATCCTGCATTTAGCCGATTGGTGTAATCAATGTGGAAACTGTGCTACGTTTTGTCCTTCGGCCGGAAAACCTTATCGGGATAAACCGCATCTTTACCTGAAACGTGAAAGTTTTGAAGCCAATACCGATGGCTATTTCTTTGACCGGGAAAAGAACCGGATGGAAACTTTCTTACAAGGACAAAAGGTCTTTTTATATGAAAAAGATAACCGGATTGTCTTTGAGAGCAAGAGCTTTTTGATAGAACTGAATCCGGGTAATTTCCGGGTGATAGCAGTAGAAATAAAAGATAAAGACGATTTTGTTGTTTCAACAAAAGACGCTGCTGAACTATTTATTCTCTTAAAAGGAGCCCGGTCATTTTACGGACAACAAAAGAACCAGAATTAG
- a CDS encoding DUF6125 family protein — MEKLNLDKKEKIKLTFDFLQRMFVHYGMWYHEVVETFGKERAADIMEEAWQKSFAIQMKRLAKTAGFALEDGLPKALLDMSEEQVDALREAVAVNWLANDGVWFQAVEFSEGMALAKKCNDAAWSHFSPYEALRIKKILNLPEKAGIAGLKKAMAYRLYGTVNVQSFANETATSIDFYMNECRVQAARKRKGLQDYPCKSGGIIEYTTFAETIDPRIKTKVIACPPDKHPDEWYCGWHFYIES; from the coding sequence ATGGAAAAGTTAAACCTTGACAAAAAAGAGAAAATTAAACTGACATTTGATTTTCTGCAGCGAATGTTTGTGCATTACGGCATGTGGTATCATGAAGTTGTAGAAACTTTTGGAAAAGAACGGGCCGCGGATATTATGGAAGAGGCTTGGCAAAAGAGTTTTGCCATCCAGATGAAACGACTGGCCAAAACTGCCGGTTTTGCGTTGGAAGACGGATTACCGAAAGCATTGCTTGACATGAGTGAAGAACAGGTGGATGCTTTGCGAGAAGCAGTGGCGGTCAACTGGCTGGCTAACGACGGCGTGTGGTTTCAGGCGGTGGAATTTTCGGAAGGCATGGCGTTAGCCAAAAAATGTAATGATGCCGCATGGAGTCATTTTTCGCCTTATGAGGCTTTGCGGATCAAAAAGATACTCAATCTCCCTGAAAAAGCCGGTATTGCCGGACTGAAAAAAGCCATGGCCTACCGCCTGTACGGTACGGTTAATGTGCAGTCGTTTGCCAACGAAACAGCAACCAGCATTGATTTTTACATGAATGAATGCCGGGTGCAGGCAGCCCGTAAGCGGAAAGGTTTACAGGATTATCCCTGCAAAAGTGGCGGGATCATCGAATATACCACCTTTGCCGAAACCATCGACCCGCGGATAAAAACCAAAGTCATTGCCTGTCCGCCGGACAAACATCCGGATGAATGGTATTGTGGTTGGCATTTTTATATTGAAAGTTAG
- a CDS encoding SIR2 family NAD-dependent protein deacylase yields the protein MKILKNIRAAAEALKKAKYTVVFTGAGISAESGLPTFRGEGGIWKEVDPNYFNIDFFLKKPGLTWEIIKKVFYDQLINVKPNLAHHILSIMGQQGIIQSVITQNIDHLHQEAGCKKVIELHGTYRRLICTRCSTEYDYTFADLNYLPPTCFVCRGVLKPDFVFFNEKLSPEVKRRAFDEVKKADVLLVIGTRAEVYPANTLPQLAKEQGATIIEINLNPSPFTDHYTDIFLNIGAAEGMKQLCRLLMCQEETPAGK from the coding sequence TTGAAGATATTAAAAAACATACGAGCGGCTGCCGAAGCATTAAAAAAAGCAAAATATACGGTAGTTTTTACCGGAGCCGGCATTTCGGCCGAAAGCGGATTACCCACTTTTCGCGGCGAAGGCGGCATCTGGAAAGAAGTAGACCCTAACTATTTCAACATCGACTTTTTTCTTAAAAAACCGGGGCTTACCTGGGAAATCATCAAAAAAGTTTTCTACGACCAGCTTATCAACGTAAAACCCAATCTGGCCCATCATATTCTTTCGATAATGGGACAACAGGGCATCATCCAGTCGGTAATCACCCAAAACATTGATCATTTACACCAGGAAGCCGGATGTAAAAAAGTAATTGAACTGCACGGCACCTACCGCCGGCTGATTTGTACGCGCTGTTCTACCGAATACGATTATACTTTTGCCGATTTAAACTACCTGCCGCCTACCTGCTTTGTTTGCCGGGGAGTACTAAAACCCGATTTTGTTTTTTTCAATGAGAAGCTTTCTCCAGAGGTAAAACGCCGGGCTTTTGACGAAGTAAAAAAAGCCGATGTCTTGTTGGTGATCGGCACCCGTGCCGAGGTGTATCCGGCCAATACCCTGCCACAACTGGCCAAGGAACAAGGCGCCACCATCATCGAAATCAATTTAAACCCATCTCCTTTTACCGATCATTATACCGATATCTTTTTAAATATTGGTGCTGCGGAGGGGATGAAACAACTTTGCCGGTTGCTGATGTGTCAGGAAGAAACCCCGGCCGGAAAATAA